One Natator depressus isolate rNatDep1 chromosome 6, rNatDep2.hap1, whole genome shotgun sequence DNA window includes the following coding sequences:
- the LOC141989878 gene encoding olfactory receptor 5W2-like isoform X1, with protein sequence MTLMEEGNHSEVTEFILSGLTDRPELQVPLFGVFLLIYGITLLGNGGMILLITIDPQLHTPMYFFLRNLSFCDLCLSSIISPKMLLNFLAERKSISYTACAVQMYLSFVFGDAECLLLAVMAYDRYVAICNPLLYTVTMSRQLCKQLVAGAYAVGVVDSMIYTCCTFRLSFCSSNIINHFFCDVPPLLELSCSDTRINEIVMFVLVSCLTVISFVTVLLSYVYITSTIPQLHSSEGRHKAFSTCTFHLTAVVLFYGTLLFMYLRPTSSYSMDTDKVPSVFYMLVIPMLNPLIYSLRNTEVKDALRKVMNKLLTNS encoded by the exons atgactctg atggaagagggaAATCACTCGGAGGTGACTGAGTTCATTCTCTCAGGACTGACAGATCGTCCGGAGCTGCAGGTTCCCCTGTTTGGGGTGTTCCTACTGATTTATGGTATCACCCTTTTGGGGAATGGGGGAATGATCTTGTTAATCACGATTGATCCTCaactccacacccccatgtactttttcctcaggaatttgtctttctgtgacctctgcctTTCCTCGATAATTTCCCCTAagatgctgctgaatttcttAGCCGAGAGGAAAAGCATTTCTTACACTGCCTGCGCTGTGCAAATGTATCTCTCTTTCGTTTTTGGAGATGCTGagtgcctcttgctggctgtgatggcatatgaccgttatgtggccatctgtaacccgctgctctatacggtcaccatgtccaggcaactttgtaaacagctggtggctggggcATACGCTGTGGGGGTGGTGGATTCAATGATATACACGTGTTGTACATTTcggctgtcattctgcagctccaacatcatcaatcatttcttctgtgacgtCCCTCCACTGCTGGAACTCTCCTGTTCTGACACCCGCATCAATGAGATTGTGATGTTTGTTTTAGTGTCCTGCCTTACAGTGATCAGCTTTGTGactgtcctcctctcctatgtCTATATCACCTCCACCATCCCGCAGCTCCACTCTTCCGAAGGCCGAcacaaagccttctccacctgcactttCCACTTGACCGCTGTGGTCCTGTTTTATGGCACCCTCCTCTTCATGTATTTACGTCCCACCTCCAGCTATTCCATGGACACAGACAAAGTGCCCTCAGTGTTTTACATGCtggtgatccccatgttgaaccccctcatttacagcctgaggaacacggAGGTGAAGGATGCCCTGAGAAAAGTAATGAATAAACTGCTAACCAATTCTTGA
- the LOC141989878 gene encoding olfactory receptor 5W2-like isoform X2: MEEGNHSEVTEFILSGLTDRPELQVPLFGVFLLIYGITLLGNGGMILLITIDPQLHTPMYFFLRNLSFCDLCLSSIISPKMLLNFLAERKSISYTACAVQMYLSFVFGDAECLLLAVMAYDRYVAICNPLLYTVTMSRQLCKQLVAGAYAVGVVDSMIYTCCTFRLSFCSSNIINHFFCDVPPLLELSCSDTRINEIVMFVLVSCLTVISFVTVLLSYVYITSTIPQLHSSEGRHKAFSTCTFHLTAVVLFYGTLLFMYLRPTSSYSMDTDKVPSVFYMLVIPMLNPLIYSLRNTEVKDALRKVMNKLLTNS; encoded by the coding sequence atggaagagggaAATCACTCGGAGGTGACTGAGTTCATTCTCTCAGGACTGACAGATCGTCCGGAGCTGCAGGTTCCCCTGTTTGGGGTGTTCCTACTGATTTATGGTATCACCCTTTTGGGGAATGGGGGAATGATCTTGTTAATCACGATTGATCCTCaactccacacccccatgtactttttcctcaggaatttgtctttctgtgacctctgcctTTCCTCGATAATTTCCCCTAagatgctgctgaatttcttAGCCGAGAGGAAAAGCATTTCTTACACTGCCTGCGCTGTGCAAATGTATCTCTCTTTCGTTTTTGGAGATGCTGagtgcctcttgctggctgtgatggcatatgaccgttatgtggccatctgtaacccgctgctctatacggtcaccatgtccaggcaactttgtaaacagctggtggctggggcATACGCTGTGGGGGTGGTGGATTCAATGATATACACGTGTTGTACATTTcggctgtcattctgcagctccaacatcatcaatcatttcttctgtgacgtCCCTCCACTGCTGGAACTCTCCTGTTCTGACACCCGCATCAATGAGATTGTGATGTTTGTTTTAGTGTCCTGCCTTACAGTGATCAGCTTTGTGactgtcctcctctcctatgtCTATATCACCTCCACCATCCCGCAGCTCCACTCTTCCGAAGGCCGAcacaaagccttctccacctgcactttCCACTTGACCGCTGTGGTCCTGTTTTATGGCACCCTCCTCTTCATGTATTTACGTCCCACCTCCAGCTATTCCATGGACACAGACAAAGTGCCCTCAGTGTTTTACATGCtggtgatccccatgttgaaccccctcatttacagcctgaggaacacggAGGTGAAGGATGCCCTGAGAAAAGTAATGAATAAACTGCTAACCAATTCTTGA